One region of Cerasicoccus sp. TK19100 genomic DNA includes:
- a CDS encoding DNA topoisomerase III, with amino-acid sequence MKTLIIAEKPSVAGDLARVLGKIPKKGDFYENDEYVISSAVGHLVELYMPEDISKDLKRWTIKTLPIVPDKFKLKPIDKTKQKFQELKKLIAREDVGAVINACDAGREGELIFTYILELAKNKKPVKRLWMSSMTPDAIRSAFSNLREDKEMQPLQDAARSRSEADWLIGINGTRGATVVFGRRGGRAATVGRVQTPTLSLVYQREMEIRNFKPRDYWRIFANFGVAAGEYEGVYQKPDFKKSDDEHDRADRLWNKEDAEAVVQAVLAAGEASVTEEKKRTKQSSPRLYDLTSLQREANSRFGLSAGHTLNIAQALYEKHKMITYPRTDSRALPEDYGPTVKSTLANLDEPYAIHAEKVLNNNWVHTGNKRIFNNKQVSDHFAIIPTDAKPKKLGDLEAKIFDMIARRTIAIFFPPAEFDVTTRTSVIAGHSFKTEGKVLAVGGWMDVYGKGGAGEDTLTPLTDPDFARSDAPKTAIADRKDARLEEDQTKPPPRYSEATLLSAMEGAGKLLDDEELAEAMKEKGLGTPATRAATIDHLAHERYIERQGRELLPTQKAESLMQFLKQFDIEQLTSPAMTGEWEHKLRLVEEGELSRDDFMKGIVDATQDMVNKLNSPPPPEKTNLVSPTNNQPLLEDHRAWFSQDKVEIRGREYPLLQVNKVIGNRKLDLKEVEELITKKEIGPLDGFTSRNGKTFSAILKLIDKENGTKRVELDFGNNGEEALDESVDLSQYPVVGNSPVDGTPVRETPNAYVSEGRDPDGKPAFRLSRNMLSKALPAEEVKKLLAEKKTGLIKGFKSNRTGRLFDAHLLLKEDGKIGFEFPPRPPRKKAAKKAAKKATNKDK; translated from the coding sequence ATGAAAACTTTGATCATTGCCGAGAAACCTTCCGTAGCGGGAGACCTGGCCCGCGTGCTGGGGAAGATCCCCAAGAAGGGCGATTTTTACGAAAACGACGAATACGTAATCAGCTCGGCGGTTGGCCACCTGGTGGAGCTCTACATGCCCGAGGACATCAGCAAGGACCTCAAGCGCTGGACCATCAAGACGCTGCCCATCGTCCCGGACAAGTTCAAGCTGAAGCCAATCGACAAGACCAAGCAGAAGTTTCAGGAGCTGAAAAAGCTCATTGCCCGCGAAGACGTCGGCGCCGTGATCAACGCCTGTGACGCCGGGCGAGAGGGTGAGCTCATCTTTACCTACATCCTCGAACTCGCCAAAAACAAGAAGCCCGTCAAGCGCCTGTGGATGTCATCCATGACCCCGGACGCCATTCGCTCAGCCTTCTCCAACCTGCGCGAAGACAAGGAAATGCAGCCGCTCCAGGACGCCGCCCGCTCGCGCTCCGAGGCAGACTGGCTGATCGGCATCAACGGCACCCGTGGCGCGACCGTCGTCTTTGGTCGCCGGGGAGGCCGCGCCGCCACCGTAGGCCGCGTGCAGACGCCGACCCTCTCGCTCGTTTACCAGCGCGAGATGGAAATCCGCAATTTCAAGCCGCGCGACTACTGGCGCATTTTCGCCAACTTCGGCGTCGCCGCCGGCGAATACGAAGGCGTCTACCAGAAGCCCGACTTTAAAAAGAGCGACGACGAGCACGACCGCGCCGACCGCCTCTGGAACAAGGAAGACGCCGAGGCCGTTGTCCAGGCCGTCCTGGCCGCCGGCGAAGCCAGCGTCACCGAGGAAAAGAAACGCACTAAGCAGTCCAGCCCACGCCTATACGATTTGACCAGCCTCCAGCGTGAGGCCAACAGCCGCTTCGGCCTGTCCGCCGGCCACACGCTCAACATCGCGCAGGCCCTCTACGAAAAGCACAAGATGATCACCTACCCGCGAACCGATTCGCGGGCGCTGCCGGAAGACTACGGCCCCACGGTGAAGAGCACCCTCGCCAATCTCGACGAGCCCTACGCGATTCACGCCGAAAAAGTGCTCAACAACAACTGGGTCCACACCGGCAACAAGCGCATCTTTAACAACAAGCAGGTCAGCGATCACTTTGCGATCATCCCGACCGACGCCAAACCGAAGAAGCTGGGCGACCTCGAAGCGAAAATCTTCGACATGATCGCCCGCCGCACCATCGCGATTTTCTTCCCGCCAGCGGAATTCGACGTCACCACGCGCACGAGCGTGATCGCGGGCCATTCCTTCAAGACCGAGGGTAAGGTGCTCGCCGTCGGCGGCTGGATGGACGTTTACGGCAAGGGCGGCGCGGGCGAAGACACGCTGACGCCACTGACCGACCCCGACTTTGCCCGCAGCGATGCGCCGAAGACCGCCATTGCCGACCGCAAGGACGCCCGCCTCGAAGAAGACCAGACCAAGCCGCCGCCCCGCTACTCGGAAGCCACGCTGCTCTCCGCCATGGAAGGTGCCGGCAAGCTTCTCGACGACGAAGAGCTGGCCGAAGCAATGAAGGAAAAGGGCCTCGGCACACCGGCCACCCGCGCGGCCACCATCGACCACCTTGCCCACGAGCGCTACATCGAGCGCCAGGGCCGCGAACTCCTCCCCACGCAAAAGGCCGAGAGCCTGATGCAATTCCTGAAGCAGTTCGACATCGAGCAGCTGACCTCCCCCGCCATGACCGGCGAATGGGAGCACAAGCTCCGCCTCGTCGAAGAAGGCGAGCTCTCGCGTGATGACTTCATGAAGGGCATTGTCGACGCGACGCAGGACATGGTCAACAAGCTCAACAGCCCGCCTCCGCCCGAGAAGACCAACCTCGTTTCCCCCACCAACAACCAGCCTCTGCTCGAAGATCACCGCGCGTGGTTCTCGCAGGACAAGGTGGAAATCCGCGGCCGCGAATACCCGCTCTTGCAGGTCAACAAAGTCATCGGCAACCGCAAGCTCGACCTCAAGGAAGTCGAGGAGCTGATCACCAAGAAGGAGATCGGCCCGCTGGACGGCTTTACCTCGCGCAATGGTAAAACCTTTTCCGCGATCCTCAAGTTGATCGATAAAGAAAACGGCACCAAACGCGTCGAGCTGGACTTCGGTAACAACGGCGAGGAAGCACTCGATGAGAGCGTCGACCTCAGCCAATACCCGGTTGTCGGCAATTCACCGGTGGACGGCACCCCCGTCCGCGAAACGCCGAATGCCTACGTTTCCGAAGGCCGCGACCCCGACGGCAAGCCCGCCTTCCGCCTGAGCCGTAACATGCTCAGCAAGGCCCTGCCCGCCGAGGAAGTGAAGAAGCTTCTCGCCGAGAAAAAGACCGGACTGATCAAGGGCTTCAAATCCAACCGCACTGGCCGCTTGTTTGACGCGCACCTGCTGCTCAAGGAAGACGGCAAGATCGGCTTTGAATTTCCGCCGCGTCCGCCGCGCAAGAAAGCGGCTAAAAAGGCGGCCAAGAAAGCCACTAATAAAGATAAATGA
- a CDS encoding pyridoxal-phosphate-dependent aminotransferase family protein, which yields MSYKLFIPGPIAVSEKTYNAMTQWVMGHRSKDFVNLFQSVQPQLQQLMYTQDPVFISTSSAWGVMEGAIRNVTKKGVLNCMSGAFSDKWNDVAERCSLPNGKLQYEWGTPIDPEDIRRELSTGKYDAITFIHNETSTGTMNPIEGIMEVLREFPDVISITDTVSSFSAVKIDKDALGIDVLLTGSQKALAMPPGLSLLSVSDRAMKRAETVEGRGYYFDFIEFQKNYEKGMTPSTPVIPLIYALQSKLEDIFAEGLEARYERHERLNNLVRAWGAKHGIELLPPAEFGSKTLCCFKNDVGIDLEGLRKELKAKYSCDIDGGYGKVKGKTFRISNMGDETDETMNTLIGQLDDLVPQFLPK from the coding sequence GTGAGCTATAAACTCTTCATCCCTGGTCCGATCGCTGTTTCGGAAAAGACCTATAACGCCATGACCCAATGGGTAATGGGCCACCGCAGCAAGGACTTCGTCAACCTCTTTCAATCCGTCCAGCCTCAGCTGCAGCAGCTGATGTATACGCAGGACCCCGTTTTCATCAGCACCTCCTCAGCCTGGGGCGTGATGGAAGGCGCGATCCGCAACGTCACCAAGAAGGGTGTGCTCAACTGCATGTCCGGCGCGTTTTCGGACAAGTGGAACGACGTCGCCGAGCGCTGCAGCCTGCCCAACGGCAAGCTCCAGTATGAGTGGGGCACCCCGATCGATCCGGAAGACATCCGTCGCGAGCTCTCCACCGGCAAATACGACGCGATCACCTTTATCCACAACGAGACTTCCACCGGCACGATGAACCCGATTGAGGGCATCATGGAAGTGCTCCGCGAATTCCCGGACGTCATCTCGATCACCGACACCGTCAGCTCGTTCAGCGCGGTCAAGATCGACAAGGACGCGCTCGGCATCGACGTGCTCCTCACCGGCTCACAGAAGGCCCTGGCCATGCCCCCCGGCCTCTCGCTGCTGTCCGTTTCCGACCGCGCCATGAAGCGCGCCGAGACCGTCGAAGGCCGCGGCTACTACTTTGACTTCATCGAGTTCCAGAAGAACTACGAGAAGGGCATGACGCCGTCCACGCCGGTCATCCCGCTGATTTACGCGCTGCAAAGCAAGCTGGAAGACATCTTCGCCGAAGGCCTGGAAGCCCGCTACGAGCGCCACGAGCGCCTGAACAACCTCGTCCGCGCGTGGGGTGCCAAGCACGGCATCGAGCTGCTGCCACCGGCCGAGTTCGGCTCCAAGACCCTGTGCTGCTTCAAGAACGATGTCGGCATCGACCTGGAAGGCCTCCGCAAGGAGCTCAAGGCCAAGTATAGCTGCGACATCGACGGCGGCTACGGCAAGGTAAAGGGCAAGACCTTCCGCATCTCCAACATGGGCGACGAAACCGACGAAACGATGAACACCCTCATCGGCCAGCTCGACGACCTCGTCCCGCAGTTCCTGCCCAAGTAA
- a CDS encoding alpha/beta hydrolase — protein MRCLLLNLSIAVLFVGCASKPYQLEVMRAPAVYEGADIDRLSVERPRDVNAYEGMLYATNRMRVVDDADSREFGSQFYGGQTDGVVRVGVAKVTLTDSELDWDDVRKISTSAVRDKDLVIQIESVDELGVLSNTRHPFVKDPTPDTPDADAAFAELINRQLAQSGDNEILIFVHGYKTPFDDPVLVATEFWHFMGYDGVTIAYSWPSTPSFIAYLRDIEASGNSAREFRRFLQFLADNTNVEKINVLAYSAGTRMAAETLHNIAIDSSAPHLGHVILVSGDVSAAKVGALLADDALDKVDTFTIYNSTGDMALGFSDWLFDRNRIGGSHDALAALPEALDFVRNTPKLQLINVSDAEDATKGNGHGYFRNSPWTSSDILASLDFHLTPAERGLVWNDATGEWTFPPDYMGKLRAAIKAKIGQ, from the coding sequence ATGCGCTGCTTACTGTTGAATCTATCCATTGCTGTCTTGTTCGTGGGGTGTGCCAGCAAGCCTTACCAACTTGAGGTGATGCGGGCACCCGCCGTTTACGAAGGGGCGGATATCGACCGCCTTAGCGTCGAGCGGCCCCGGGACGTCAATGCCTACGAAGGGATGCTCTACGCGACCAACCGCATGCGCGTCGTTGACGATGCGGATAGCCGGGAGTTTGGCTCGCAGTTCTACGGCGGGCAGACCGATGGCGTGGTCCGGGTCGGCGTGGCGAAGGTCACGCTGACGGACTCCGAGCTCGACTGGGACGACGTGCGCAAGATCAGCACCAGCGCCGTGCGCGACAAAGATTTGGTTATTCAGATCGAGAGCGTGGACGAGCTGGGCGTGTTGTCCAACACCCGCCACCCCTTTGTTAAAGATCCCACGCCGGATACGCCCGACGCCGATGCGGCCTTTGCTGAACTGATCAATCGCCAGTTGGCGCAGTCTGGCGACAATGAGATTTTGATCTTCGTCCACGGCTACAAAACGCCCTTTGACGACCCGGTGCTAGTGGCGACGGAGTTTTGGCACTTCATGGGCTATGATGGCGTGACGATCGCTTATTCCTGGCCGTCGACTCCCAGCTTTATCGCCTATCTGCGCGACATCGAGGCCTCGGGGAACAGTGCGCGCGAGTTCCGCCGTTTCCTGCAATTTCTCGCCGATAACACCAATGTGGAAAAGATCAACGTGCTCGCCTACAGTGCCGGCACCCGCATGGCGGCCGAGACCCTGCACAACATCGCCATCGACTCCAGCGCACCGCATTTGGGGCACGTGATCCTGGTCAGCGGTGATGTGAGCGCGGCCAAGGTCGGCGCGCTCCTGGCCGATGATGCGCTGGATAAAGTGGACACGTTTACGATTTATAATTCCACGGGAGACATGGCGCTGGGTTTCAGCGACTGGCTTTTCGACCGCAATCGGATCGGCGGCTCGCACGATGCACTCGCTGCGTTGCCAGAAGCGCTGGACTTCGTGCGCAACACGCCGAAGCTGCAACTAATCAATGTATCCGACGCCGAAGACGCCACCAAGGGCAACGGCCACGGCTATTTCCGCAACAGTCCCTGGACCAGCAGCGATATCCTGGCCTCGCTCGACTTCCACCTGACCCCCGCAGAGCGCGGTCTCGTTTGGAATGACGCCACCGGTGAATGGACCTTCCCGCCCGACTACATGGGCAAGCTCCGGGCCGCGATCAAAGCAAAGATCGGGCAGTGA
- a CDS encoding GxxExxY protein: MHPNYAKADKLTKPVIDSAFRVHKHFGPGLLEPIYQKALSRDLLLEKIKIQRELKVPIEYRGEVFDEFIRADVFVEECLLLELKVVEKIRPEHIAQTLSYMRLLDAPIGIILNFYEPYLKNGIRRLTLPGADN, from the coding sequence ATGCATCCAAATTACGCCAAGGCAGATAAGCTAACCAAGCCGGTTATTGATTCCGCCTTTCGGGTGCATAAACATTTCGGTCCCGGTCTTCTGGAACCTATCTATCAAAAAGCGCTTTCCCGGGACCTGCTGCTTGAAAAAATCAAAATTCAACGAGAGTTAAAAGTGCCGATTGAATATCGGGGTGAAGTCTTTGACGAATTTATCCGGGCGGACGTATTCGTCGAGGAATGCTTATTGCTGGAACTGAAAGTCGTTGAAAAGATTCGACCTGAGCACATCGCCCAAACTCTTAGTTATATGCGCCTTTTGGATGCGCCGATTGGGATCATTCTTAACTTTTACGAACCATACCTGAAAAACGGCATACGCCGACTCACCTTGCCCGGGGCGGATAATTAA
- a CDS encoding DNA-methyltransferase → MDYKLFHKDCIEGMKQLPSKSLDITVTSPPYNLGIKYSKYSDKCERTEYLEWTLDWTNQVYRVLKDDGSLFLNLGSSPNNPLLPHQVALLLSEEWTLQNTFHWIKSISLEKKDGEHISAGHFKPINSKRYVTDCHEYVFHFTKTGNVTLDRLAVGVPYADKSNISRWGHTKGKDRRCRGNNWFIPYNTIQNRNKERPHPATFPYQLAETCIMLHSGGRPCSILDPFLGIGNTLTAAQNCGMASFVGYEIDEHYLDEAINLTTENATIQ, encoded by the coding sequence ATGGACTATAAACTCTTTCACAAAGACTGCATCGAAGGCATGAAACAACTGCCATCAAAATCACTGGATATAACAGTTACTTCACCTCCTTACAATCTAGGGATTAAATACTCAAAATACTCTGATAAATGCGAAAGAACCGAATATCTAGAATGGACACTAGATTGGACCAATCAAGTTTATCGAGTATTGAAAGATGACGGCTCCCTTTTCCTAAACCTAGGATCCAGCCCAAACAACCCACTTCTGCCACATCAAGTAGCACTACTATTGAGCGAGGAATGGACTTTGCAGAACACCTTTCACTGGATAAAATCAATTTCACTAGAAAAGAAAGATGGAGAGCACATATCAGCAGGGCACTTTAAGCCAATAAACTCAAAACGATACGTAACAGATTGCCACGAATACGTTTTTCATTTCACCAAAACAGGCAATGTGACACTCGACAGACTGGCTGTGGGCGTGCCTTATGCCGACAAATCAAATATTTCCCGCTGGGGACACACAAAAGGCAAAGACAGACGCTGCCGTGGAAATAATTGGTTTATCCCCTACAATACCATCCAGAACAGAAACAAGGAGCGGCCACACCCAGCTACATTCCCCTACCAACTTGCAGAAACCTGCATTATGCTTCACTCGGGAGGCAGGCCATGCTCGATTCTTGACCCTTTTCTAGGCATTGGAAATACCCTAACTGCAGCCCAAAACTGCGGCATGGCCAGTTTCGTAGGTTACGAAATAGACGAGCACTATCTAGATGAGGCAATTAACCTTACGACCGAAAACGCGACCATCCAATAA
- a CDS encoding ribonucleotide-diphosphate reductase subunit beta — translation MPTTDTTTVTIGSKSFVLDKEKAEQAFAAKKIINGRDTMFFNILPLKYQWAYDLYKTMKSNHWEPEDIPMQKDVEQWRDPKAVSDIDRWIIKMAIGYFSAAEGIVGDNIQHVTRDLVTAPELKLVLGRHAHEENIHADSLVYMISSLSINPHECEAMFSDIPTINKKTDFVVSNSRSLRRDIDLTKTENKQALAKNCFLFGQVMEGTQFYGLFGMVLSLYRQNKFPGIGQMFRYTLRDESNHIEVFRNLLMDLVDENPDVWTPEFKEDLVNTMKEGIALEKEFIRDCLPINAVGLSADEFVQYIDYIADRRLESCGLKPLNPGLSNPFPWLAEMMDIQKEQNFFEGRVTEYQKASSLDAVDDDEL, via the coding sequence ATGCCGACCACCGACACGACCACCGTTACCATCGGTAGCAAATCCTTCGTTCTGGACAAAGAAAAAGCCGAGCAGGCCTTCGCCGCCAAGAAGATCATCAATGGCCGCGACACGATGTTTTTCAACATCCTTCCACTGAAATATCAGTGGGCTTACGACCTCTACAAGACCATGAAGTCGAACCACTGGGAGCCGGAAGATATCCCCATGCAGAAGGATGTCGAGCAATGGCGCGACCCCAAGGCGGTGTCCGACATCGACCGCTGGATTATTAAGATGGCCATCGGCTATTTCTCCGCCGCCGAGGGCATCGTGGGTGACAATATTCAGCACGTTACGCGCGATTTGGTAACCGCGCCGGAGCTGAAGCTCGTTTTGGGACGCCATGCGCACGAGGAGAATATCCACGCCGACAGCCTGGTTTATATGATTTCGTCGCTCAGCATCAACCCGCACGAGTGCGAGGCGATGTTCTCCGACATTCCGACGATCAATAAGAAGACGGACTTCGTGGTCAGCAACTCGCGCTCTTTGCGCCGCGACATCGACCTCACCAAAACCGAGAACAAGCAGGCGCTCGCGAAAAACTGCTTCCTCTTCGGTCAGGTCATGGAAGGCACGCAGTTTTACGGCCTCTTCGGCATGGTGCTCAGCCTCTACCGGCAGAACAAGTTCCCGGGTATTGGCCAGATGTTCCGCTACACGCTGCGCGATGAGTCGAACCACATTGAGGTGTTCCGAAACTTGCTGATGGACCTCGTCGACGAAAACCCGGATGTCTGGACGCCCGAGTTCAAAGAAGACTTGGTTAACACGATGAAGGAAGGCATTGCGCTGGAGAAGGAATTCATCCGCGACTGCCTGCCGATCAACGCCGTGGGCCTCTCCGCCGACGAGTTCGTGCAATACATTGACTACATTGCGGATCGCCGCCTCGAAAGCTGCGGCCTGAAGCCGCTCAATCCGGGTCTAAGCAACCCGTTCCCCTGGTTGGCCGAAATGATGGACATCCAGAAGGAGCAGAATTTCTTCGAAGGCCGCGTCACCGAATATCAGAAGGCCAGCTCGCTGGACGCTGTCGATGACGACGAACTTTAA
- a CDS encoding HAD family hydrolase, which produces MSDLKLPEGETRAVIFDCDGTLADTMPLHYRAWKYAYEKNGAKFEFTWDLFYSMAGVGMHHSVELINEKYQETLDVNQVVEDNHDYIVKEHHAVEPIIPVAELARQFKAEGLHIAVASGGDPRHVHGTLKYCGIDDLFEVVVTKADVVHSKPAPDGFLKAAELLGVEPQYCVVYEDSKLGLQAAEAAGMRWVYVDPDKYSVGG; this is translated from the coding sequence ATGAGCGACCTGAAACTTCCCGAGGGTGAGACGCGCGCAGTCATTTTCGACTGCGACGGCACGCTGGCGGACACCATGCCGCTGCACTACCGCGCGTGGAAATACGCCTACGAGAAGAACGGGGCAAAGTTCGAGTTCACCTGGGATCTGTTTTACTCAATGGCGGGCGTCGGCATGCACCACTCCGTCGAGCTCATCAACGAGAAGTATCAGGAAACACTGGACGTCAACCAGGTCGTCGAAGACAACCACGACTACATCGTCAAAGAGCACCACGCCGTGGAGCCCATCATCCCGGTGGCCGAACTGGCGCGCCAGTTCAAAGCCGAGGGCCTGCACATCGCCGTCGCCTCCGGCGGCGACCCGCGCCACGTCCACGGCACGCTCAAGTATTGCGGCATCGACGACCTGTTCGAAGTCGTCGTGACGAAAGCGGACGTGGTCCACAGCAAACCCGCGCCAGATGGCTTCCTCAAGGCCGCGGAATTGCTCGGCGTCGAGCCGCAGTATTGCGTGGTTTACGAAGACAGCAAGCTGGGCCTCCAAGCCGCCGAAGCCGCCGGCATGCGCTGGGTCTATGTAGACCCGGACAAGTATTCCGTCGGCGGATAA
- a CDS encoding acyl-CoA thioesterase, producing the protein MPKTFEFRSEVYFDELDALWVLHHSRYLKHLERAQQAFFQQLLGVLDFNAARDEDIYVVVRNLEIDYKQPLRNPGPVLIRYTVSRIRAAGVTMDFAFLSGDEETLYCAGKRTVCKLSGKTHQPAEWSPAFREALEQWVG; encoded by the coding sequence ATGCCCAAAACGTTTGAATTTCGCAGTGAGGTTTATTTCGACGAGCTCGACGCCCTGTGGGTGCTCCACCACAGCCGCTACCTGAAGCATCTGGAGCGCGCGCAGCAGGCGTTTTTCCAGCAACTGCTCGGCGTGCTGGACTTCAACGCCGCACGCGATGAGGATATCTACGTGGTCGTGCGCAACCTGGAGATCGACTACAAACAGCCACTGCGCAACCCGGGCCCGGTCTTGATTCGCTACACGGTGAGCCGCATCCGCGCCGCCGGCGTGACGATGGACTTCGCGTTTCTCTCCGGCGACGAAGAGACCCTCTATTGCGCGGGGAAACGTACGGTGTGTAAGCTCTCCGGCAAGACCCATCAGCCTGCTGAGTGGAGTCCCGCTTTTCGCGAAGCCTTGGAACAGTGGGTGGGATAG
- a CDS encoding NAD-dependent epimerase/dehydratase family protein: MKILVTGSGGFLGSRIVGLLLERGYEVRGYGRSPQPENAARGVEVIQGDLADEAAVANAVAGCDAVFHVAAKAGVWGREEDFFAANVTGARNVLKACQQHGVERLVYTSTPSVTFSGEAFEGADESLPLNPNNGLSPYAKTKAIAEGELLAAHGKAGVKICALRPHLIWGVGDPHLVPRVVAKAKTGRLRIVGEGGNRVDLTHVDNAAAAHLLAFDALNHGTCGGRAYFLSDGEPVVLWDWINDLLRRVGVPPIEKKVSAQAATRIGGVCEWVWGTFGLKGEPPMTRFVATELAKSHWFSIDAARRDFGYAPRVDLAKALDDVARDLQSGR; the protein is encoded by the coding sequence ATGAAAATCCTGGTCACCGGCAGTGGCGGCTTTCTTGGGTCGCGGATCGTGGGGCTCCTGCTGGAGCGCGGCTACGAGGTGCGCGGCTACGGGCGCTCGCCGCAGCCGGAAAACGCCGCGCGTGGCGTGGAGGTGATTCAGGGCGACTTGGCTGATGAGGCCGCCGTTGCCAATGCCGTTGCCGGGTGCGATGCGGTGTTCCACGTCGCCGCGAAGGCCGGTGTGTGGGGGCGCGAGGAAGATTTCTTTGCGGCCAATGTCACCGGCGCGCGCAATGTGCTCAAGGCCTGCCAGCAGCATGGCGTCGAGCGCTTGGTTTACACCAGCACGCCGAGTGTTACCTTTTCCGGGGAAGCCTTTGAAGGGGCCGACGAATCCCTGCCGCTCAACCCGAACAATGGCCTAAGCCCCTACGCGAAAACCAAGGCCATTGCCGAGGGCGAGCTGCTTGCCGCGCACGGCAAGGCTGGCGTGAAAATTTGTGCGCTGCGCCCGCATTTGATCTGGGGCGTGGGCGACCCGCACTTGGTGCCGCGCGTGGTGGCCAAGGCGAAAACCGGCCGACTGCGCATCGTGGGGGAGGGCGGTAATCGCGTCGACCTGACCCATGTGGACAACGCCGCCGCCGCGCATTTACTGGCCTTCGACGCGCTGAACCACGGCACGTGTGGCGGGCGGGCGTATTTTTTATCCGACGGTGAGCCGGTGGTCCTCTGGGACTGGATTAACGACCTGCTGCGCCGCGTGGGCGTGCCACCGATTGAGAAGAAAGTATCCGCCCAGGCCGCGACCAGGATCGGCGGCGTGTGTGAGTGGGTTTGGGGCACCTTTGGGCTCAAGGGGGAGCCGCCGATGACGCGCTTTGTCGCAACAGAGCTCGCCAAGAGCCACTGGTTTTCCATCGACGCCGCACGCCGGGATTTCGGCTACGCGCCACGGGTGGACCTCGCGAAAGCGCTGGACGATGTGGCTCGCGATTTGCAATCCGGGCGCTGA